In Acidisarcina polymorpha, the DNA window GTTCCGCTTCCGCGAGGAAAACGATCGTGTCATCGCTGAGGGAGGCCGTCCTTGCGTCGGTCGTCCGCTCCTGCTCGGCATCACCAAGGCCTCGCTCTCGACCGACAGCTTCATCTCGGCCGCTAGCTTCCAGGAGACCACGAGGGTACTCACCGAAGCCTCCATCAACGGAGCCATCGATAACCTCCGCGGCCTCAAGGAAAACGTCATCGTCGGTCGTCTCATCCCTGCCGGAACCGGCATGGAATACTACCGCAACATCCAACTCTCGCCCGAACTCGAAGAGGCAGCGGCCAAGGTGCAGCAAGAAGTCACCGCCGCCTTCGAAGAAGCCGAGCGCGAACTCGAATTAATGCGCCAAGAAGGCGAAGCCGAAGAAATGGCCGCCGAGTAGGACTGGCCGTCCAGGCAATCGCGCCTTTGGCGCAAAACTAAAGCCGTGGAGCAAAGCTCCACGGCTTTTTTGTTCTAGGAACTAAGCTCATCAACACAAATTTGTCATCCTGAGCAAAGCGAAGGATCTGCGGTTAAGGATGACCGCATGATCACGGTGTGGTCGCAGCAATAAGGCTATTCTGTTACCAGGCAGAGTAGAGAAGATGAGAGATCCTCTACCAGTAAGGATTGTAATGGCTATTAAGGCCTACTACCGTGCACCTGTACCTAGCTTTCTGGATGATGATGTTGAGCGGATTCTCGGTGTCCTCACGTCCGCGCATCATCATGCATTGGAGGAGTCACAGCGTTGGGCTTGGCTTGAGCAGTTGCCGATCTTAAAGACGGCGTTTGCGGGGCATCCAGACGGATGGGTGTTTCTAGAACTATACATACCGAGAATGGGAAAGCGGGTCGACGCCGCTCTTATCGCACGGAACATCGTCTTCTTGATTGAGTTCAAAGTCGGAGCTAAGGAGCATAGCTTACACGCTCTTGATCAAGTACAAGACTACGCCCTTGATCTCAAGAACTTTCATGAAGGTAGCCACGATGTTCCGATTGTTCCTATCCTGGTTTCTACAAAGGCTGAGTCAAAGCCGCTTCAGGAACTCAGATTTGCAGACGATCTTGTAGCCTTTGCAGTCGGAACAAATCGAGACGATCTTGGACCTTTGATCGATTTTGTTTGCGCTCGGCGAATCTTTCCAGCTTGGAATATTGAACTATGGATGACGCGAGGCTACAAGCCCACTCCCTCAATTGTCGAGGCAGCAGAGGTTCTTTATCGGACCCACAGTGTTACTGAGATATCTCGATCCGACGCAGGAGCGATCAATCTTCGCGAGACTAACACTAGCGTAAGCACAGTCATCGATCGATCGCGGCTAGAAAAGTCAAAATCTATCTGCTTTGTGACTGGGGTGCCGGGATCCGGAAAGACATTAGCAGGATTAGATCTAGCGACACGACGCTCCCTTGAACATGTCGAAGAGCATGCCGTCTTTCTCTCTGGAAATGATCCCCTCGTTGAGGTTCTGAGAGAAGCTCTGACGCGCGACAAGGCGAAACGCGAAGGTATATCCAAGAAAGAAGCAGAGCGCGAGGTTCGAAGCTTCATCCAGAATATCCGTCATTTCCGAGATGAATATGTGGGAAACGATTCGATCCCGACTGAGAAAGTGGTAGTCTTCGACGAAGCCCAACGTGCGTGGACCCGCGAGCAGGCAGCGAGCTTTATGCAACGCAAGCGTGGCCAAGCTAATTTCGACATGTCGGAGCCAGAATTCCTTCTGAGCGTGATGAATAGGCATGCGGATTGGTGCACGGTAGTTTGCTTGATCGGCGGTGGCCAGGAAATTAACACCGGTGAGGCGGGAATATCCGAATGGATCAGCGCCCTTGAAGTTCGCTTTCCAAGCTGGGAAGTCTACGTTTCTCCGCGAATCGTGCTCCCTGAGTACGGTTATCAAGGAGATATTGATGTTTTCTTGGCATCACCGCGCGTGCACAAGGACGAACGTCTTCACCTTGCCGTTTCTATGCGATCATTTCGGGCTGA includes these proteins:
- a CDS encoding DUF2075 domain-containing protein; this encodes MIEFKVGAKEHSLHALDQVQDYALDLKNFHEGSHDVPIVPILVSTKAESKPLQELRFADDLVAFAVGTNRDDLGPLIDFVCARRIFPAWNIELWMTRGYKPTPSIVEAAEVLYRTHSVTEISRSDAGAINLRETNTSVSTVIDRSRLEKSKSICFVTGVPGSGKTLAGLDLATRRSLEHVEEHAVFLSGNDPLVEVLREALTRDKAKREGISKKEAEREVRSFIQNIRHFRDEYVGNDSIPTEKVVVFDEAQRAWTREQAASFMQRKRGQANFDMSEPEFLLSVMNRHADWCTVVCLIGGGQEINTGEAGISEWISALEVRFPSWEVYVSPRIVLPEYGYQGDIDVFLASPRVHKDERLHLAVSMRSFRAESLSEFVGYLIDNRSDDARTTYEVIHKDYPIFLTRDLGSARNWLRSHARGTERFGLVASSGALRLRPEGIFVKADIEPANWFLNSSSDVRSSYYLEDVASEFVVQGLELDWAGVCWDGDFHHKGTGWACQSFKGTKWQSVSVESRRLYLKNAYRVLLTRARQGMVLFVPRGSTADRTRSPCFYDGTFEYLRNCGIPALD